From a region of the Pseudoxanthomonas sp. X-1 genome:
- a CDS encoding EAL domain-containing protein, producing the protein MLGQTATAVQQAGASAVAADAVARVLCGLLPEGSQVVACWRDWAIGAGGAISEDASPALRRRAEQALWDNPQHVVRNEDELLLAWSNLEGNARMSLAASLAAPLTPAQVSAWKAAAQALVGAVLEAERARARIVTLEKSKRLQQALYEIADLASADLEMNEMLARIHAVVGSLMYAENCYIVLYDDVRRTLRFLYFADLIDPYVADPEREFGEDEMRNSVTLALLHHGKPMRGPSAAVSQRLGVTLDASHGPESVDWLGVPMRRDDRVCGAIVVQSYDTPASYTDEDRALLSYVAQHILTALDRRHAHEELEARIEARTHELRQTNRELQAEIQERRRAEKLQAALFRITDLANTSTSLEEFYAAVHGVVDELIVARNFYIALLDDDSQTLHFPYSVDEHDPVRRSRRAIQGLTEYVIRTGQPLLAEAEDVAELVASGQVIQHGPPAYSWLGVPLDHGGETRGCVVVQSYSSEVHYTLHDQNLLSFVAHHFGAGLARQRARESLRAAHLELEARVEARTFELAEANAKLMAQIGERLRAEQRLTYQATHDALTGLPNRAFLLESLTAAIARAQTNPGQHFAVLFMDLDRFKLVNDSIGHAAGDELLIEVARRITSQVREGDLVARLGGDEFAMVIACRRGAHEAVEFASRLLEALNRPMWVAGRELFPAASIGIAAWHPRYQRGEDMLRDADAAMYRAKAEGRERSAVFDERMREAAMQSLDLEADLRRAINSQHFSPYFQPILRLSDGAVIGNEALLRWHHERRGLLLPGQFLAQGEDSGLIEQIDWLLYEQVVGRIAAGVEGYVSVNVSPRHFRSPDFAGRLLRLLDQHRADPAQLRVEITEMALLDDAPRALRMLEQLRARGVLAQLDDFGTGFSALSYLHRFPISALKIDRSFIAGLGAEHREGSLALVRAILALAGTLGIETIAEGVETEPQLAALRELGCNYAQGYLLGRPGPVLGERVP; encoded by the coding sequence CAACCCGCAGCACGTGGTGCGCAACGAGGACGAACTGCTGCTGGCCTGGTCCAACCTGGAAGGCAACGCGCGCATGTCGCTGGCCGCCAGCCTCGCCGCGCCGCTGACGCCGGCGCAGGTCAGCGCCTGGAAGGCGGCCGCGCAGGCGCTGGTCGGCGCCGTGCTCGAGGCCGAGCGCGCCCGCGCCCGGATCGTCACGCTGGAGAAGTCCAAGCGCCTGCAGCAGGCGCTGTACGAGATCGCCGACCTGGCCAGCGCCGATCTGGAGATGAACGAAATGCTGGCCCGCATCCACGCGGTGGTCGGCTCGCTGATGTACGCGGAGAACTGCTACATCGTGCTCTACGACGACGTGCGCCGCACGCTGCGCTTCCTCTACTTCGCCGACCTGATCGACCCGTACGTGGCCGACCCGGAGCGCGAGTTCGGCGAGGACGAGATGCGCAACAGCGTGACCCTGGCGCTGCTGCACCATGGCAAGCCGATGCGCGGACCGTCGGCGGCGGTGAGCCAGCGTCTGGGTGTGACGCTGGACGCCAGTCATGGCCCGGAAAGCGTGGACTGGCTGGGCGTGCCGATGCGCCGCGACGACCGCGTGTGCGGCGCGATCGTGGTGCAGAGCTACGACACCCCGGCCAGCTACACCGACGAGGATCGCGCGCTGCTGAGCTACGTGGCCCAGCACATCCTGACCGCGCTGGACCGGCGCCACGCGCACGAGGAACTGGAAGCGCGCATCGAGGCGCGCACGCACGAGCTGCGGCAGACCAACCGCGAGCTGCAGGCCGAGATCCAGGAGCGTCGCCGCGCCGAGAAGCTGCAGGCCGCGCTGTTCCGCATCACCGACCTGGCCAATACCTCGACTTCGCTGGAGGAGTTCTACGCCGCCGTGCACGGGGTGGTGGACGAGCTGATCGTGGCGCGCAACTTCTACATCGCGCTGCTGGACGACGACAGCCAGACGCTGCACTTCCCGTATTCGGTGGACGAGCACGATCCGGTGCGCCGCTCGCGCCGCGCCATCCAGGGCCTGACCGAATACGTCATCCGGACCGGCCAGCCGCTGCTGGCCGAGGCCGAGGACGTGGCCGAGCTGGTGGCCAGCGGCCAGGTGATCCAGCACGGCCCGCCGGCGTACAGCTGGCTGGGCGTGCCGCTGGACCACGGCGGGGAGACCCGCGGCTGCGTGGTGGTGCAGAGCTATTCGAGCGAGGTGCACTACACCCTGCACGACCAGAACCTGCTGTCCTTCGTCGCCCATCACTTCGGCGCCGGCCTGGCCCGGCAGCGGGCGCGCGAGTCGCTGCGCGCCGCGCACCTGGAGCTGGAGGCGCGGGTGGAGGCGCGCACCTTCGAACTGGCCGAGGCCAACGCCAAGCTGATGGCGCAGATCGGCGAGCGCCTGCGCGCCGAGCAGCGTCTGACCTACCAGGCCACGCACGACGCGCTCACCGGGCTGCCCAACCGCGCCTTCCTGCTGGAAAGCCTGACCGCCGCGATCGCCCGCGCCCAGACCAATCCGGGGCAGCACTTCGCGGTGCTGTTCATGGACCTGGACCGCTTCAAGCTGGTCAACGACTCGATCGGCCACGCCGCCGGCGACGAACTGCTGATCGAAGTGGCCCGCCGCATCACCTCGCAGGTGCGCGAGGGCGACCTGGTCGCGCGCTTGGGCGGCGACGAGTTCGCCATGGTCATCGCCTGCCGGCGCGGCGCGCACGAGGCGGTGGAATTCGCCTCGCGCCTGCTGGAGGCGCTGAACCGGCCGATGTGGGTCGCCGGACGCGAGCTGTTCCCGGCCGCCAGCATCGGCATCGCCGCCTGGCACCCGCGCTACCAGCGCGGCGAGGACATGCTGCGCGACGCGGACGCGGCGATGTACCGAGCCAAGGCCGAAGGGCGCGAGCGCAGCGCGGTGTTCGACGAGCGCATGCGCGAGGCCGCCATGCAGAGCCTGGACCTGGAGGCCGACCTGCGGCGTGCGATCAACAGCCAGCATTTCAGCCCGTACTTCCAGCCGATCCTGCGCCTGTCCGATGGCGCGGTGATCGGCAACGAGGCGCTGCTGCGCTGGCATCACGAACGCCGCGGCCTGCTGCTGCCCGGGCAGTTCCTGGCCCAGGGCGAGGACAGCGGCCTGATCGAGCAGATCGACTGGCTGCTCTACGAGCAGGTGGTCGGCCGCATCGCCGCCGGCGTGGAAGGCTACGTCTCGGTCAACGTCTCGCCGCGGCACTTCCGTTCGCCCGACTTCGCCGGACGGCTGCTGCGGCTGCTGGACCAGCACCGCGCCGACCCCGCGCAGCTGCGCGTGGAGATCACCGAGATGGCGCTGCTGGACGATGCGCCACGCGCGCTGCGCATGCTCGAGCAGCTGCGCGCGCGCGGCGTGCTGGCGCAGCTGGACGACTTCGGCACCGGCTTCTCGGCGCTGTCCTACCTGCACCGCTTCCCGATCTCGGCGCTGAAGATCGACCGCAGCTTCATCGCCGGGCTGGGCGCCGAGCACCGCGAGGGGAGCCTGGCCCTGGTGCGGGCGATCCTGGCCCTGGCCGGCACGCTGGGCATCGAGACCATCGCCGAAGGCGTGGAGACCGAGCCGCAGCTGGCTGCCCTGCGCGAGCTGGGCTGCAACTACGCGCAGGGCTACCTGCTGGGCCGGCCCGGGCCGGTGCTGGGCGAGCGCGTGCCTTAA